A genomic window from Pseudomonadales bacterium includes:
- the larC gene encoding nickel pincer cofactor biosynthesis protein LarC, producing MSRILVYDCFSGISGDMHIGAMLDLGVPEDYLRRELARLGLGDEFLLEVSPGSKLGITGTRATVQLTAPGSRSHDHDHSQHRNRDHSHRHNHSHDHEHAHDNVHSHPHDQHHHRDNGGEQTSETLGSRGHRHLPQIRRIIEAAGYPAAVQARALDIFTRIAVAEAKVHGIAVDAVHFHEVGATDAIVDIVAAALCLEYLQIDQAYCATLELGGGMVRCAHGLMPVPAPATAEILAGVPCRYNGVNQEATTPTGAAILRHCVSGFRIPVGFNIERIGYGVGQKDFSIPNVLRVMLGDVVETAQHPDTDSDLVTIEGVETETNLQIECNIDDMSPEAYQPLLDRLFEQGANDVFFTPVIMKKSRPGVLLSVLSPEARFQDLLRVLFDHSSSIGVRAHKVVKHMLPRTQTSYRTSLGEVRVKVVRLPDGVSRFKVEHDDVMRIASATGRNYLQIHRQLETEVTRLRESAAHPPEADSRTDRSHGNDDSRTP from the coding sequence ATGTCCCGTATTCTGGTTTATGACTGCTTCAGCGGCATCTCCGGCGACATGCACATCGGCGCCATGCTCGACCTTGGCGTACCCGAGGACTATCTGCGGCGCGAACTGGCCCGGCTCGGGCTGGGGGACGAATTTCTGCTCGAAGTCAGTCCGGGTTCAAAACTGGGAATCACCGGTACCCGGGCCACGGTCCAACTGACAGCACCTGGCTCCCGCTCACACGACCACGACCACTCTCAGCACCGCAACCGCGATCACAGTCATCGCCACAATCACAGTCACGATCACGAGCACGCTCACGACAATGTACACAGCCACCCGCACGATCAACATCACCACCGGGATAATGGCGGGGAGCAGACCTCGGAAACTCTCGGTAGTCGCGGCCACCGCCACCTGCCGCAAATCAGGCGCATCATCGAAGCCGCCGGTTACCCGGCCGCGGTGCAGGCCCGCGCGCTGGACATCTTCACACGCATTGCGGTTGCAGAAGCCAAAGTGCATGGCATTGCCGTGGATGCCGTGCATTTCCACGAGGTGGGCGCGACCGATGCCATTGTCGACATCGTCGCCGCCGCGCTCTGTCTGGAGTATCTGCAGATCGACCAGGCCTACTGTGCCACTCTGGAACTTGGCGGTGGCATGGTGCGCTGTGCCCACGGCCTGATGCCGGTGCCCGCCCCAGCCACCGCGGAAATACTCGCAGGCGTACCCTGCCGGTACAACGGGGTCAATCAGGAGGCAACCACCCCCACCGGCGCTGCCATACTCAGACACTGCGTGTCGGGTTTCAGAATTCCGGTCGGCTTCAACATCGAGCGCATCGGCTATGGCGTCGGCCAGAAGGATTTCAGCATTCCGAACGTGCTGCGGGTCATGCTCGGCGATGTCGTGGAAACTGCACAACACCCTGACACCGATTCAGATCTCGTGACCATCGAGGGCGTCGAGACCGAAACCAATCTGCAGATCGAGTGCAACATCGACGACATGTCACCCGAGGCCTATCAGCCACTGCTGGACCGGCTGTTTGAGCAGGGTGCGAATGACGTGTTCTTCACTCCGGTCATCATGAAGAAGTCGCGCCCGGGTGTGCTGCTGTCTGTGCTGTCGCCCGAGGCCCGCTTTCAGGATCTGCTCCGGGTACTGTTCGACCACTCCTCGAGCATCGGCGTGCGCGCGCATAAGGTGGTAAAGCACATGCTGCCCCGCACCCAGACGAGCTACCGAACCAGTCTCGGAGAAGTCAGGGTCAAGGTGGTGCGGCTGCCCGATGGCGTCTCGCGATTCAAGGTGGAGCATGACGACGTGATGAGAATCGCCAGCGCGACCGGTCGGAATTATCTGCAGATCCACCGACAGCTGGAAACAGAAGTCACCCGGCTTCGTGAGAGCGCCGCTCACCCACCGGAAGCTGACAGTCGCACCGATCGCTCCCACGGCAATGACGACAGCAGAACGCCATGA
- the larB gene encoding nickel pincer cofactor biosynthesis protein LarB, which produces MTLDEILSAFKSGQFDADRTGQMIRSTFFQDLGHSTLDNDRRRRNGAGEVIYGEHKTTAQILDLVTAMVDRGDNVLVTRTCEAVFDAVVKIVKQAEFHEQARLITCRVRPVTPASGTIAVVTAGTSDRGVAEEAALTAEFYGNPVARISDVGVAGIHRLLARLDVLREARVLIVVAGMEGALPSAVGGLVDKPVIAVPTSVGYGASFGGIAALLGMLNSCASGVSVVNIDNGFGAGYLASMMNRL; this is translated from the coding sequence ATGACGCTCGACGAAATTCTCAGTGCGTTCAAGAGCGGTCAGTTCGATGCCGACAGGACCGGGCAGATGATCCGCAGCACTTTCTTTCAGGATCTCGGTCACAGCACGCTGGACAATGATCGCCGACGCCGCAATGGTGCCGGAGAGGTCATCTACGGCGAACACAAAACGACCGCTCAGATTCTCGATCTCGTCACCGCCATGGTCGACCGGGGGGACAATGTGCTGGTGACCCGCACCTGCGAAGCGGTGTTCGACGCAGTGGTAAAAATCGTCAAACAGGCCGAGTTTCATGAACAGGCGCGCCTCATCACCTGCCGGGTGCGCCCGGTCACTCCTGCCTCCGGCACCATCGCGGTCGTGACCGCGGGCACCTCGGACCGCGGTGTTGCCGAGGAAGCTGCGCTGACCGCAGAGTTCTATGGCAATCCGGTCGCCCGCATCAGTGACGTGGGCGTGGCGGGAATCCATCGCCTGCTGGCTCGCCTCGACGTGCTGCGCGAAGCAAGGGTGCTGATCGTGGTGGCGGGGATGGAGGGTGCACTGCCGAGTGCGGTAGGCGGCCTGGTGGACAAACCGGTCATCGCCGTTCCCACCAGCGTGGGATATGGCGCATCCTTCGGGGGCATCGCAGCCCTCCTCGGCATGCTCAACAGCTGCGCCAGCGGCGTCTCTGTGGTAAACATCGACAACGGTTTTGGTGCCGGCTATCTGGCCAGCATGATGAACCGTCTGTAG
- the larE gene encoding ATP-dependent sacrificial sulfur transferase LarE, with translation MTDLAQMHEDLKANIARFDSVIVAFSGGIDSSLVAYVAAEVLGSRSLAITSGSPSLKRSDLSLTTELAEKWGMQHEVIVTDELSKADYRANPVDRCFHCKTSLYEALSRIAAARGIQTILNGTNCDDLGDHRPGLIAAADFDVVSPLVETGFHKPHIRTLAARLGLENADKPQAACLSSRFPYGSHISLERLAQVEQAEAVLAEFGFREYRVRHHEAVARLEIGTAEFPRALEHAAELSARIRACGYTYVAMDLGGFRSGSLNDSLIQIVRVGD, from the coding sequence TTGACCGACCTTGCACAGATGCACGAGGACCTGAAGGCGAACATTGCGCGATTCGACAGTGTGATCGTCGCATTTTCCGGTGGTATCGACAGTTCCCTGGTTGCCTATGTTGCAGCTGAGGTGCTGGGCAGCCGCTCGCTGGCGATCACTTCCGGTTCGCCGAGTCTCAAACGCAGCGACCTGTCGCTGACCACGGAGCTCGCTGAAAAGTGGGGTATGCAGCACGAGGTCATCGTTACCGACGAGTTGTCCAAAGCCGACTACCGGGCCAATCCCGTCGACCGCTGCTTCCACTGCAAAACGTCACTCTATGAAGCCCTGTCCCGGATCGCTGCGGCACGCGGCATCCAGACCATTCTCAATGGCACCAATTGCGACGATCTCGGCGATCATCGCCCGGGGCTGATCGCCGCGGCCGATTTTGACGTGGTATCGCCGCTGGTGGAGACGGGATTTCACAAGCCGCACATTCGCACCCTCGCCGCCCGGCTGGGCCTGGAGAATGCGGACAAACCCCAGGCCGCCTGTCTGTCGAGCCGCTTCCCCTATGGCAGTCACATCTCCCTCGAACGACTTGCCCAGGTGGAGCAGGCTGAAGCCGTACTCGCAGAATTCGGTTTCAGGGAGTACCGGGTGCGTCATCACGAAGCGGTGGCGCGCCTGGAGATCGGTACCGCGGAATTTCCCCGGGCACTCGAGCACGCGGCTGAACTCAGCGCCCGGATCCGTGCCTGCGGGTATACCTATGTGGCGATGGATCTCGGCGGTTTTCGTTCCGGCTCACTCAATGACAGCCTCATTCAGATCGTTAGAGTCGGAGACTAG
- a CDS encoding thioesterase family protein: MTCSWDHPDPFVLAVTAGAEDVDSYGHVNNVVYIRWLEQCAWAHSAAVGLPESRCLEMQRGMAVRSLRVDYLAACYAGDEILVGNWICRSDGRLRVSRRYQLINLDRDSVVMRGEADFVCLNLSNGRPVRLPPAFADAYRASVSA, encoded by the coding sequence ATGACCTGCAGCTGGGACCACCCGGATCCGTTCGTCCTCGCCGTGACTGCGGGCGCCGAGGACGTGGACTCGTACGGGCACGTAAACAACGTCGTCTATATACGCTGGCTCGAGCAATGCGCCTGGGCACACTCCGCCGCGGTGGGTTTACCGGAGTCCCGTTGTCTGGAAATGCAGCGGGGCATGGCCGTGCGCTCACTGCGGGTCGACTACCTTGCCGCCTGCTACGCGGGTGACGAGATTCTGGTGGGTAACTGGATCTGTCGCAGCGATGGGCGCCTGCGAGTCTCACGACGCTACCAGTTGATCAACCTCGATCGAGACAGCGTGGTGATGCGTGGCGAAGCGGACTTCGTCTGTCTGAATCTTTCCAATGGCAGGCCCGTGCGGCTGCCACCGGCATTCGCCGATGCCTACAGGGCCAGCGTCAGCGCCTGA
- a CDS encoding amidohydrolase family protein translates to MKEQNPGADEANRWRLETPGSADWPRSPRPGAPNKYFMVSADGHVQEPSDLWRTRIDVRYRDRLPGVSVNPQGEKFQKTEGFRPLRLQNVAFEGEDLLRNQSGVTPEQRLQDLRADGVDAEVLFPNKGLTIWATPDADFSQAMCRVFNDWAWETFGAYNDRLSPMACVAAADLEGAIAEIERCAALGFRGLCLPCKPVWGPPDHEAPNYNLPQFDPLWACIQDTDLPVTFHVSTGRDPRTARGNGGAVINYAVHSLAPTMEPIVNICASGVIDRFPRLRFGTIEAGIGWVAWALGAMDEAYRKHHMWVRPKLKRLPSEYFISNGFASFQEDRAGLDLARSHGLVGNFLWANDYPHHEGTWPHSAAAIERTMAALSDTERAAVLGLNAARVFGFEVPAGYR, encoded by the coding sequence ATGAAAGAGCAGAATCCAGGCGCCGATGAGGCCAACCGCTGGCGGCTCGAAACGCCGGGCAGTGCGGATTGGCCCCGATCTCCCCGTCCAGGCGCACCCAACAAGTATTTCATGGTGTCTGCTGACGGCCATGTGCAGGAACCGTCTGACCTCTGGCGAACGCGTATCGATGTCCGCTACCGGGATCGTCTGCCGGGTGTTTCGGTAAATCCCCAGGGGGAGAAGTTTCAGAAGACTGAAGGGTTCCGGCCGCTGCGCCTGCAGAATGTCGCCTTCGAGGGGGAGGACCTGCTGCGCAATCAGTCCGGCGTGACCCCCGAACAGCGTCTGCAGGATCTGCGCGCCGACGGTGTCGATGCGGAAGTTCTGTTTCCGAACAAGGGACTCACCATCTGGGCAACACCGGACGCCGACTTCAGCCAGGCGATGTGCAGAGTCTTCAATGACTGGGCGTGGGAAACCTTCGGCGCTTACAACGACCGGCTCTCCCCCATGGCCTGTGTGGCTGCTGCGGATCTCGAAGGCGCAATCGCCGAGATCGAGCGCTGCGCGGCGCTGGGTTTTCGCGGTCTGTGCCTGCCCTGTAAACCGGTGTGGGGTCCGCCGGATCACGAAGCGCCGAACTACAATCTGCCCCAGTTCGATCCGCTGTGGGCCTGCATCCAGGATACCGATCTGCCGGTGACCTTCCATGTGTCTACCGGACGCGATCCACGCACCGCCCGGGGAAACGGCGGCGCGGTCATCAACTACGCGGTGCACTCACTCGCACCCACCATGGAGCCGATCGTGAACATCTGCGCTTCCGGTGTCATCGATCGATTTCCCCGTCTGCGTTTCGGCACCATCGAAGCCGGCATCGGCTGGGTGGCCTGGGCACTGGGGGCAATGGACGAGGCCTATCGTAAACACCACATGTGGGTGCGCCCGAAACTCAAGCGGCTGCCGAGCGAATACTTCATCAGCAACGGCTTTGCCAGCTTTCAGGAAGACCGGGCGGGCCTCGACCTGGCGCGCAGCCATGGCCTGGTCGGGAACTTTCTCTGGGCCAACGATTATCCCCACCACGAAGGTACCTGGCCGCATTCCGCTGCCGCCATCGAACGCACCATGGCTGCGCTGAGCGATACGGAACGCGCCGCAGTACTTGGACTGAATGCCGCGCGCGTGTTCGGTTTCGAGGTGCCCGCCGGCTATCGATGA
- a CDS encoding 2Fe-2S iron-sulfur cluster-binding protein, with product MPRATYRQWDGTEATVEIACGDSLMDGALDHGLPGIIGQCGGGCTCVTCHCYVAAEWRDRLPAVRADEAELLAFAIDPGPGSRLACQILMTDELDGIRVQLPQRQL from the coding sequence GTGCCGCGAGCAACCTACAGGCAATGGGACGGAACCGAAGCTACCGTGGAAATTGCCTGCGGTGACAGCCTCATGGATGGCGCGCTGGATCACGGCCTGCCCGGCATCATCGGCCAGTGTGGCGGCGGCTGCACCTGTGTCACCTGCCACTGCTATGTGGCAGCAGAATGGCGCGACCGTCTGCCGGCGGTGCGTGCGGACGAGGCCGAACTGCTGGCATTCGCCATCGATCCGGGCCCGGGCAGCCGGCTGGCCTGTCAGATCCTCATGACGGACGAACTGGATGGTATCCGGGTGCAGTTACCGCAACGACAGCTCTGA
- a CDS encoding PHP-associated domain-containing protein — translation MILDLHTHSIKSDDGRAKVANYCQWIRSRELPLDGFVLTEHRQFDLESDYSELAASYGITILKGAEVETEYGHVLVFGVTEPLMAEFDFSNIHLPLAQVIEACGRHHAVPVPCHPGRKRVGMCAHIDEFGVPAGVRIVETYNGGSRGEEDQIAQAMAREQNYRGIGGSDAHIVSHVGRCATRFPAPIRSEAELVEALTAGDFEALTFRENA, via the coding sequence GTGATACTCGACCTCCACACCCATTCGATCAAGTCCGATGACGGCCGCGCCAAGGTGGCCAACTACTGCCAGTGGATCCGCAGCCGCGAGCTGCCGCTGGATGGTTTCGTGCTCACCGAGCACCGCCAGTTCGATCTGGAGTCCGATTACTCCGAACTCGCCGCCTCATACGGCATCACCATTCTCAAAGGTGCGGAGGTGGAAACCGAATACGGCCACGTGCTGGTCTTCGGAGTTACCGAGCCGCTCATGGCTGAGTTCGATTTCAGCAACATCCACCTGCCACTGGCCCAGGTGATCGAAGCCTGTGGCCGGCATCACGCGGTGCCCGTCCCCTGTCATCCGGGCCGCAAGCGGGTCGGCATGTGCGCACACATCGACGAATTCGGCGTGCCGGCGGGGGTGCGCATCGTCGAGACCTACAATGGCGGCAGCCGCGGCGAGGAAGATCAGATCGCCCAGGCCATGGCCCGGGAGCAGAATTATCGGGGTATCGGTGGCAGCGACGCCCACATTGTCAGCCATGTCGGCCGCTGCGCCACCCGTTTCCCCGCGCCGATCCGCTCCGAAGCGGAGCTGGTCGAGGCCCTCACTGCCGGTGATTTCGAAGCCCTGACCTTCCGGGAGAACGCATGA
- a CDS encoding MaoC family dehydratase N-terminal domain-containing protein, which yields MSRLLDLDALRAQFLNKEFDAKEFRFDAAQLADYAIACGERAPRYTDPGHPDFQAPPTFATSLRPDRRLPDGFPKLPGLGMDAGKAVAPLAPIRPDTTVTGRSHLHEIYAKTGRSGRMTFFVIRMELSDASGTLLAHADTRVVIREKPEEGESE from the coding sequence ATGAGCAGACTGCTGGATCTCGACGCTCTGCGGGCGCAGTTCCTCAACAAGGAGTTCGATGCCAAGGAATTCCGCTTCGATGCCGCCCAGCTGGCCGACTATGCCATCGCCTGCGGCGAACGGGCACCCCGTTACACGGATCCCGGGCACCCCGATTTCCAGGCACCGCCAACCTTTGCCACCAGCCTGAGACCTGACCGGCGCCTGCCGGACGGCTTCCCGAAGCTGCCCGGTCTGGGCATGGATGCCGGCAAGGCAGTTGCTCCTCTGGCACCGATCCGACCTGATACTACAGTCACTGGTCGGTCCCATCTCCATGAAATTTATGCAAAAACTGGCCGTTCGGGGCGTATGACATTCTTCGTGATCCGCATGGAACTCAGCGATGCCAGCGGCACGCTGCTGGCCCATGCGGACACCCGGGTGGTGATCCGGGAGAAGCCGGAAGAAGGAGAATCCGAGTGA
- a CDS encoding MaoC/PaaZ C-terminal domain-containing protein — MSVATLSAVQFGEELPVFDPDTSLANVIRFTEAAGWRGPRFTDHEAARREGLPGALVPGIMSQGFLAAMIHRWAPEARIEHVDTIFRAPVIVDDRYHINGVVTDIEEDSGLVEIDLTVTNDAGETRVFGTARVRLPVQG; from the coding sequence GTGAGTGTCGCGACCCTGTCAGCTGTCCAGTTCGGCGAGGAGCTGCCGGTATTCGATCCGGATACGAGTCTTGCCAATGTCATCCGCTTTACCGAGGCAGCCGGCTGGCGCGGGCCGCGCTTTACGGATCACGAGGCGGCACGCCGCGAAGGCCTGCCAGGCGCTCTGGTACCCGGCATCATGAGTCAGGGCTTTCTGGCGGCTATGATCCACCGGTGGGCGCCCGAAGCACGGATCGAGCATGTCGACACCATCTTCCGCGCCCCGGTGATCGTGGATGACCGGTATCACATCAACGGTGTGGTGACAGACATCGAGGAAGATTCGGGTCTGGTGGAGATCGATCTGACCGTAACCAACGATGCCGGCGAAACCCGGGTGTTCGGCACCGCGAGGGTGCGCCTGCCCGTCCAGGGCTGA
- a CDS encoding OB-fold domain-containing protein: MSEPSRPLPALDEPDTAEFWRRTKAGELSYQQCADCGGVVFYPRSHCTHCLSGRLEWQTASGRATLYTFSVVRQSYHPFFRSRVPYAVAWVDLEEGPRLLTNIVGVAEPALDLQIGQALRLEWEHHEALAIPLFRPVQGASA, translated from the coding sequence GTGAGTGAGCCGTCGAGACCTCTGCCGGCGCTGGATGAGCCGGACACCGCCGAATTCTGGCGGCGGACCAAAGCCGGAGAGCTGAGTTATCAGCAGTGCGCGGACTGCGGAGGCGTGGTGTTTTACCCGCGCAGCCACTGCACCCACTGTCTCTCCGGCCGCCTCGAATGGCAGACGGCGAGTGGGCGCGCCACCCTTTACACCTTCAGTGTGGTCAGGCAGAGCTACCACCCGTTTTTCCGCAGCCGGGTGCCCTACGCGGTGGCCTGGGTCGATCTCGAAGAGGGTCCGCGACTGTTGACCAACATCGTCGGTGTAGCGGAGCCTGCCCTGGATCTGCAGATCGGGCAGGCGCTCAGGCTGGAATGGGAACACCATGAGGCGCTGGCCATTCCGCTGTTCCGTCCGGTCCAGGGCGCCTCTGCATAA
- a CDS encoding thiolase domain-containing protein (Catalyzes the synthesis of acetoacetyl coenzyme A from two molecules of acetyl coenzyme A. It can also act as a thiolase, catalyzing the reverse reaction and generating two-carbon units from the four-carbon product of fatty acid oxidation), producing MSAQRRDAAIVGIHEYPSRDVEGRVSALQIKARSAAAALADAGLEWQDVDAIYDAGEGGGMSGLTIAEYFGLRPRVIDTTSVGGSSYEFHAAHARRDIAAGKARVALLSYGSTAHSAMQRIGAGGRGLGAHPSENMESFSGMTLVANYAMVAARHMHQYGTTSEQLAEVSVATRYHAMRNPEAVRAMQDLEFLDIRETTIADVVNSRMIADPLHLLECCMISDGGGAVVIAAPEVARDCRKPPVWILGSGEATGYPTSGGDITVSAAAQSGPQAFAEAGLTPAEIDIAMIYDSFSITVLALLEDLGFCAKGEGGRWVSGGRLRFDQSGGPALNTDGGGLSSNHPGMRGIFLLIEAARQLRGESCSQVADAKLAVAHGNGGMLGSRHCAGTVILGRD from the coding sequence ATGAGTGCGCAGCGTCGCGACGCAGCCATTGTCGGGATTCACGAATATCCTTCCCGTGATGTTGAAGGTCGTGTGAGTGCGCTGCAGATCAAGGCCCGGAGTGCTGCTGCCGCGCTGGCCGATGCCGGACTCGAGTGGCAGGATGTAGACGCCATCTATGACGCAGGGGAGGGCGGCGGCATGAGCGGCCTGACCATCGCCGAGTACTTCGGCCTGCGACCGAGGGTCATAGACACCACCAGCGTCGGTGGCAGTTCATATGAATTTCATGCCGCCCATGCGCGGCGGGACATCGCCGCAGGAAAGGCCAGAGTCGCACTGCTCAGCTACGGCTCCACAGCGCACAGTGCGATGCAGAGGATCGGCGCAGGCGGCCGCGGCCTCGGCGCCCATCCCAGTGAGAATATGGAATCCTTCAGTGGTATGACCCTGGTGGCCAACTACGCCATGGTTGCCGCCAGACACATGCATCAGTACGGCACCACCTCTGAACAGCTCGCGGAAGTTTCTGTCGCCACCCGCTATCACGCCATGCGCAACCCCGAGGCGGTGCGGGCCATGCAGGATCTTGAGTTTCTGGACATCCGGGAAACGACCATCGCCGATGTGGTGAACTCGCGCATGATCGCCGATCCCCTCCATCTCCTCGAATGCTGCATGATTTCAGACGGTGGCGGTGCGGTAGTGATCGCCGCGCCTGAGGTGGCGCGTGATTGCCGCAAACCGCCGGTCTGGATTCTCGGCAGCGGTGAGGCAACCGGTTATCCGACCAGTGGTGGAGACATTACTGTCAGTGCAGCCGCACAGTCCGGGCCCCAGGCATTCGCCGAAGCAGGGCTGACTCCGGCCGAAATCGACATCGCGATGATTTACGACTCCTTCAGCATCACCGTGCTGGCGCTCCTCGAAGACCTGGGCTTCTGTGCCAAAGGGGAAGGCGGCCGCTGGGTGTCGGGTGGACGCCTGCGTTTCGATCAGAGTGGCGGTCCCGCACTCAACACGGACGGCGGAGGACTTTCCTCCAATCATCCGGGCATGCGGGGCATCTTTCTGCTCATCGAGGCAGCCAGGCAGTTGCGGGGGGAGTCCTGCTCTCAAGTGGCGGACGCGAAGCTTGCGGTAGCGCACGGCAACGGCGGCATGCTCGGGTCCCGCCACTGTGCCGGTACCGTCATTCTGGGGAGGGACTGA
- a CDS encoding aldo/keto reductase, producing the protein MIEQIEFGRTGHRSSRIIFGAAALGGMRQEKADGVIDLVRRAGINHFDTAASYGDSELRLAPFLEDHRSDVFLATKTGERTGSEARRELEFSLQRLGTEQVDLIQMHNLTDEQGWRTAMGTGGALEALIRARDEGLVRFIGVTGHGTYAAAMHLRSLDAFEFDSVLVPYNYSMRQDSRFRRDLDQLIEACAARRVACQTIKAIARRRWNEEDPEKRFSWYMPIRAEAPLKRAIDYVLSRPGTFLNTTSDATLLPAVLAAAAAPIIQPSAAEMARDQDALGVEPLFVRDVSDDVRPVAGRR; encoded by the coding sequence ATGATCGAACAGATCGAATTCGGCCGTACGGGCCATCGCTCGAGCAGGATAATCTTCGGCGCCGCCGCGCTCGGGGGCATGCGCCAGGAGAAAGCGGACGGGGTGATCGACCTGGTGCGGCGCGCGGGCATCAATCATTTCGATACGGCAGCCAGCTATGGCGACTCGGAACTGCGTCTTGCGCCATTTCTTGAGGATCATCGATCAGACGTGTTTCTGGCGACGAAAACAGGCGAACGCACTGGCAGCGAAGCACGCCGTGAGCTGGAATTTTCACTGCAGCGTCTCGGCACGGAACAGGTCGACCTGATCCAGATGCACAATCTGACCGATGAGCAAGGCTGGCGCACCGCGATGGGTACCGGTGGCGCACTCGAAGCACTGATCAGAGCCCGGGATGAGGGACTGGTGCGCTTCATCGGCGTTACCGGTCATGGCACCTACGCCGCCGCCATGCATCTGCGCAGCCTCGATGCTTTCGAGTTCGATTCCGTGCTGGTCCCCTACAACTACAGCATGCGTCAGGATTCCCGGTTCCGCAGGGATCTGGATCAGCTCATCGAAGCCTGTGCGGCCAGGCGGGTCGCCTGTCAGACCATCAAGGCCATCGCGCGGCGCCGCTGGAACGAAGAGGACCCGGAAAAGCGCTTCTCCTGGTACATGCCCATCCGCGCAGAAGCGCCTCTGAAGCGGGCGATAGATTACGTGCTCTCGCGTCCGGGGACTTTCCTCAACACCACCAGCGATGCCACCCTGCTGCCCGCGGTGCTCGCTGCGGCTGCCGCCCCGATCATTCAACCCTCGGCTGCGGAAATGGCCCGGGACCAGGACGCTCTGGGTGTTGAGCCTCTGTTCGTACGGGATGTGAGTGATGATGTGCGGCCGGTGGCAGGTCGGCGTTAG
- a CDS encoding YafY family protein, whose translation MRPADRLFQIVLMLGRGRVVTARSLAERLEVSERTVYRDIQDLAASGVPVSGEPGVGYILRRGFQLPPLMFTEEELQALVFGADVARTWGDEQMAASAESILAKIDAVLPQRLRPALNSHRVVVPDMELPERLTERLGEVRAAINRGMRLFLDYRDAGDASTERIVWPLTLVYWGTTWSLGAWCELRQDFRNFRVDRIHHLNVLQSRIPDEPGKRLADYFAAVAGEREADRD comes from the coding sequence ATGCGACCCGCAGACCGACTCTTTCAAATCGTGCTGATGCTCGGCCGGGGCCGGGTGGTGACCGCCCGCAGTCTGGCCGAGCGCCTCGAAGTCTCTGAGCGCACCGTCTATCGGGACATCCAGGATCTTGCAGCCTCCGGTGTGCCGGTTTCCGGTGAGCCGGGCGTGGGCTATATCCTGCGGCGCGGTTTTCAGCTGCCGCCGCTGATGTTCACCGAGGAAGAACTGCAGGCGCTGGTATTCGGTGCGGACGTGGCACGAACCTGGGGTGACGAACAGATGGCCGCTTCCGCCGAAAGCATACTCGCCAAAATTGATGCGGTACTGCCGCAGCGGCTGCGACCGGCGTTGAACAGCCATCGGGTGGTGGTGCCGGACATGGAACTCCCGGAGCGTCTTACCGAGCGACTCGGTGAGGTGCGCGCAGCGATCAACCGGGGTATGCGGCTGTTTCTCGACTACCGGGATGCCGGTGATGCGTCCACCGAGCGCATCGTCTGGCCACTTACCCTCGTTTACTGGGGTACCACCTGGTCACTCGGCGCCTGGTGCGAGTTGCGGCAGGACTTCCGCAACTTCCGGGTCGATCGGATCCACCATCTCAACGTTCTGCAGTCGCGCATACCGGATGAACCCGGAAAGCGGCTGGCGGATTACTTCGCTGCTGTTGCGGGGGAGCGGGAAGCGGACCGGGACTGA